From Candidatus Eisenbacteria bacterium, the proteins below share one genomic window:
- a CDS encoding SUF system NifU family Fe-S cluster assembly protein, with amino-acid sequence MRRRPPARASTFTTTRRTWTRSSRPFRRRDPTLEKPFAELDALYRDVVLDHYRSPRGREPLPAPDVQRRGFNPVCGDEVLVALAMDGDVVREVQVKSRGCAISVASGSMLADLLPGRTRGEAERLIEAFRALLRGEEPAGDLDLGDLDALRGVARFPVRIKCAMLPWMTLRESLRARERGGEDAQDAAATTEEARG; translated from the coding sequence GTGCGCAGGCGACCGCCCGCGCGAGCTTCTACCTTTACAACGACGCGGCGGACGTGGACGCGCTCGTCGCGGCCCTTTCGGAGGCGAGATCCTACTTTGGAGAAGCCGTTCGCCGAACTTGACGCGCTCTATCGGGATGTCGTGCTGGATCACTATCGGAGTCCGCGCGGCAGGGAACCGCTGCCCGCTCCGGACGTGCAGCGCCGCGGCTTCAATCCCGTTTGCGGGGACGAGGTGCTCGTCGCGCTGGCGATGGATGGCGACGTCGTGCGGGAGGTCCAGGTGAAGAGCCGCGGGTGCGCGATCAGCGTCGCGTCGGGATCGATGCTGGCCGATCTGCTTCCGGGAAGGACTCGGGGAGAGGCCGAACGGCTGATCGAGGCGTTCCGCGCTCTGCTGCGCGGAGAGGAGCCCGCCGGCGATCTGGATCTCGGGGATCTCGATGCACTGAGAGGCGTGGCCAGGTTTCCCGTGCGGATCAAGTGCGCCATGCTTCCCTGGATGACTCTTCGCGAGTCGCTGCGCGCGCGTGAGCGGGGTGGAGAGGACGCGCAGGACGCCGCGGCCACAACGGAGGAGGCGCGCGGGTGA
- a CDS encoding cysteine desulfurase, with protein sequence MDVARIRGDFPILRREVNGRPLVYLDSAATTQKPQVVIDALADYYARSNANVHRGIHKLAEEATEAYEAARARVARMIGADDPRGVVFTRNATEAINLAARAWVEPRLRPGDEILLTEMEHHSNLVPWIMIARRAGAVLRHVPIDDEGHLILDRLEDLIGPRTRILALTHASNVLGTINPITRIVSIARARGVPVLLDGAQSVPHLPIDLRDLGVDFLAFSAHKMLGPTGVGVLWARPDLLEEAEPFLGGGEMIREVTLDAATWNEIPWKFEAGTPNIAGVVGFGAALDYLESIGMDAIRAHEIELTGYAFERLSAIGGLQIHGPRSPAERTGVISFSDATVHPHDLATILDMNGVAIRAGHHCAQPLMRRLGAQATARASFYLYNDAADVDALVAALSEARSYFGEAVRRT encoded by the coding sequence CTGGACGTGGCGCGGATACGCGGCGACTTCCCGATCCTGCGGCGCGAGGTGAACGGGCGACCGCTCGTCTATCTCGACAGCGCCGCGACGACGCAGAAGCCCCAGGTCGTCATCGACGCGCTCGCCGATTACTACGCTCGGTCGAACGCCAACGTGCACCGAGGAATCCACAAGCTCGCCGAGGAGGCGACCGAGGCCTACGAAGCCGCGCGCGCGCGCGTCGCCCGCATGATCGGTGCCGACGACCCGCGGGGAGTGGTATTCACGCGCAACGCCACCGAGGCGATCAACCTTGCCGCGCGAGCCTGGGTCGAGCCCCGGCTCCGGCCGGGCGACGAGATCCTCCTCACGGAGATGGAGCATCACAGCAATCTGGTCCCCTGGATCATGATCGCCAGGCGGGCGGGAGCGGTTCTCAGGCATGTTCCGATCGACGATGAAGGGCATCTGATCCTCGATCGGCTCGAAGACCTGATCGGGCCGAGGACGCGCATCCTCGCCCTGACGCATGCCTCGAACGTCCTCGGCACGATCAACCCGATCACGAGGATCGTCTCGATCGCCCGAGCGCGCGGAGTCCCGGTCCTGCTGGACGGAGCGCAGAGCGTGCCGCACCTGCCGATCGATCTACGCGATCTCGGCGTCGACTTCCTTGCCTTCTCGGCGCACAAGATGCTGGGTCCTACCGGCGTTGGCGTCCTCTGGGCCCGGCCCGATCTCTTGGAGGAGGCGGAGCCGTTCCTCGGGGGCGGGGAGATGATCCGGGAGGTCACGCTCGATGCGGCCACCTGGAACGAGATCCCGTGGAAATTCGAGGCCGGCACGCCGAACATCGCGGGAGTCGTCGGATTCGGAGCTGCGCTCGACTACCTCGAGTCCATCGGCATGGATGCGATCCGCGCGCACGAGATCGAGCTGACCGGCTATGCGTTCGAGAGGCTGTCGGCGATCGGAGGACTCCAGATTCACGGCCCTCGGTCGCCGGCCGAGCGGACAGGGGTGATCTCATTCTCGGACGCGACGGTCCATCCCCACGATCTGGCGACCATCCTTGACATGAACGGGGTAGCCATCAGGGCGGGGCATCATTGCGCTCAGCCGCTCATGCGACGGCTCGGTGCGCAGGCGACCGCCCGCGCGAGCTTCTACCTTTACAACGACGCGGCGGACGTGGACGCGCTCGTCGCGGCCCTTTCGGAGGCGAGATCCTACTTTGGAGAAGCCGTTCGCCGAACTTGA
- a CDS encoding non-heme iron oxygenase ferredoxin subunit, which yields MSTAYTQAIRTDEIPAGECRAVTIGQDRVVVCNAGGEFYAIEDVCSHDQSPLDAQRIDEMAIECPRHGARFDIRSGVALRMPAIAPVRAFPTKVIGDHVYVGLDA from the coding sequence ATGAGCACGGCATACACGCAGGCGATCCGCACGGATGAGATTCCCGCAGGGGAGTGCCGCGCCGTCACGATCGGGCAAGATAGGGTCGTCGTGTGCAACGCCGGCGGGGAGTTCTACGCCATCGAGGACGTTTGCTCCCACGACCAGAGTCCGCTGGACGCGCAGAGGATCGATGAGATGGCCATCGAGTGCCCGCGTCACGGCGCCCGGTTCGACATCCGCTCGGGGGTGGCCCTCCGCATGCCGGCGATCGCGCCGGTTCGGGCCTTCCCGACCAAGGTGATCGGAGATCACGTCTATGTCGGCCTCGACGCGTAG
- a CDS encoding metal-sulfur cluster assembly factor, with protein sequence MRESGGKKADSGVRITEDGIRQVLRPVTDPELGLSILDLGLVYGIGIDQDAGEVTVTMTLTSQMCPMGPQILGATEMAVRRAAGVRKAKIELVWEPPWDPRKHASEDGKAFLGIWD encoded by the coding sequence GTGAGGGAATCGGGCGGGAAGAAGGCCGACTCCGGCGTTCGGATCACCGAGGATGGGATCCGTCAGGTTCTGCGCCCCGTGACCGATCCCGAGCTCGGTCTGTCGATCCTCGATCTCGGCCTCGTCTACGGGATCGGCATCGATCAGGATGCCGGCGAGGTCACGGTCACCATGACGCTGACCAGCCAGATGTGCCCCATGGGACCTCAGATCCTCGGCGCGACGGAGATGGCGGTCCGCCGCGCCGCCGGTGTCCGGAAGGCCAAGATCGAGCTCGTCTGGGAGCCTCCCTGGGATCCGCGCAAGCACGCGTCGGAGGATGGAAAGGCGTTCCTCGGGATCTGGGACTGA